A genomic window from Phoenix dactylifera cultivar Barhee BC4 unplaced genomic scaffold, palm_55x_up_171113_PBpolish2nd_filt_p 000007F, whole genome shotgun sequence includes:
- the LOC103709232 gene encoding serine/threonine-protein kinase SAPK10 isoform X2, translating into MIDENVQREIINHRSLRHPNIIRFKEVILTPTHLAIVMEYASGGELFERICNAGRFSEDEARFFFQQLISGVSYCHSMQVCHRDLKLENTLLDGSVAPRLKICDFGYSKSSVLHSQPKSTVGTPAYIAPEVLLKKEYDGKIADVWSCGVTLYVMLVGAYPFEDPEEPKNFRKTIQRILGVQYSIPDYVHISPECRQLISRIFVANPAMRITIPEIQNHEWFLKNLPADLMDNTMSKQYEEPDQPMQSIDEIMQIIMEATVPAAGTRGLNQYLTGSLDLDDDMEDLDSDPELDVDSSGEIVYAM; encoded by the exons atAGATGAAAATGTTCAGCGAGAGATAATTAACCACAGGTCTTTGAGGCACCCTAATATTATTAGGTTCAAAGAG GTTATTCTAACTCCAACCCATTTGGCCATTGTTATGGAATATGCTTCTGGTGGTGAGCTTTTTGAGCGCATTTGCAATGCTGGCCGCTTCAGTGAGGATGAG GCTCGTTTTTTCTTCCAGCAGCTTATATCTGGAGTTAGCTATTGCCACTCTATG CAAGTATGTCACCGCGATTTAAAATTGGAGAACACCTTGTTGGATGGAAGCGTGGCTCCTCGTCTGAAGATATGTGATTTTGGGTATTCCAAG TCATCTGTTCTGCATTCACAACCAAAATCAACTGTTGGAACTCCTGCATACATTGCCCCTGAAGTGCTACTCAAGAAGGAATATGATGGCAAG ATTGCTGATGTGTGGTCTTGTGGAGTGACTTTATATGTGATGTTAGTGGGAGCATATCCTTTTGAGGATCCAGAAGAGCCCAAAAACTTCCGAAAGACAATACAG CGTATCTTAGGAGTTCAGTATTCAATTCCAGACTATGTCCACATATCTCCTGAGTGCCGGCAACTGATCTCAAGGATTTTTGTTGCCAATCCTGCTATG AGGATAACAATCCCTGAGATACAAAACCATGAGTGGTTCTTGAAGAACCTTCCTGCTGATCTGATGGATAACACCATGAGCAAACAATATGAGGAGCCTGACCAACCCATGCAGAGCATTGATGAGATAATGCAGATTATAATGGAGGCAACCGTCCCTGCAGCAGGCACCCGTGGGCTGAACCAATATTTGACTGGCAGCCTAGACCTTGATGATGACATGGAGGATCTTGACTCTGATCCGGAGCTTGATGTGGACAGCAGCGGGGAGATAGTCTATGCAATGTGA